A region from the Francisella orientalis FNO12 genome encodes:
- a CDS encoding copper homeostasis protein CutC, translating to MTTLEICIDNYQSIINSQKASADRLELCSALGVEGLTPSPSLVKFAKENFTGSLQAMIRHRAGDFYYDEIDQQIMLDDLRAMLELNVNGIVIGTLTKENKIDKEFLKPFIKLAKQAGKELTFHRAIDLTTDIYTATQEVIELDFDRILTSGARPNVIQGLETIKSLQEKFGSQIQIMPGGGINSNNIKEILETTKVTNIHCSASKKFLRDTETTAFPASALEIKISQIDEMNTIKSNLNKAIF from the coding sequence ATGACAACCCTAGAAATCTGTATAGATAACTATCAATCAATTATTAATTCTCAAAAAGCCAGTGCTGATAGATTAGAACTCTGCTCTGCTCTTGGAGTTGAAGGACTTACACCCTCTCCTAGCTTAGTTAAGTTTGCCAAAGAAAATTTTACAGGTTCACTACAAGCCATGATTCGCCATCGTGCTGGTGATTTTTATTATGATGAGATAGATCAACAAATTATGCTCGATGATCTAAGAGCAATGCTTGAACTAAATGTTAATGGAATTGTAATTGGTACTTTAACTAAAGAAAATAAAATTGATAAAGAGTTTCTAAAGCCATTTATCAAGCTGGCAAAACAAGCTGGCAAAGAACTAACATTTCACAGAGCAATTGATTTAACAACAGATATATACACAGCTACTCAAGAAGTTATTGAACTAGATTTTGATAGAATTTTAACATCTGGAGCTAGGCCAAATGTAATACAAGGTTTAGAAACTATAAAATCACTACAAGAAAAGTTTGGTAGCCAAATTCAAATAATGCCTGGTGGTGGAATTAACTCAAATAATATAAAAGAAATACTCGAAACTACAAAAGTTACAAATATCCATTGCTCTGCTTCTAAAAAATTTTTGCGAGATACTGAAACTACAGCATTCCCAGCTTCTGCGTTAGAAATTAAAATTAGTCAGATTGATGAGATGAACACAATAAAATCAAATCTTAATAAAGCTATATTCTAA
- a CDS encoding DUF1543 domain-containing protein, with product MSQLFIVYLGGSAPKANIELHDVQFVIGNTIEDTYEQLRQNWFSTVKGLHLDSYKALKGADGYQISIQDRPQNFNRKLYFVNLGGYDESKLNELHEFALFVAADKTEAKEKAKQSLLKNSLHQHKDNLMEVDDCLEISSIGGKYIHLTPSDEEYNLKPDWFGYRVIGS from the coding sequence ATGAGTCAACTATTTATCGTTTATCTTGGCGGGAGCGCACCCAAAGCAAATATCGAGTTACATGATGTACAGTTTGTAATTGGTAATACTATCGAAGATACCTATGAGCAACTTAGACAAAATTGGTTTAGCACGGTCAAAGGATTACATTTGGATAGTTATAAAGCTCTCAAAGGCGCAGATGGTTATCAAATATCTATCCAAGATAGACCCCAAAACTTTAATAGAAAGTTATATTTTGTCAATCTTGGTGGCTATGATGAATCTAAGCTAAATGAGCTACATGAGTTTGCTTTATTTGTTGCTGCAGATAAAACAGAAGCAAAAGAAAAAGCAAAGCAAAGTCTACTAAAAAACTCTCTACATCAGCACAAAGATAATCTTATGGAAGTCGATGATTGTTTAGAGATTAGCTCTATTGGAGGTAAGTATATTCATTTAACTCCGAGTGATGAAGAATATAATCTAAAACCTGATTGGTTTGGGTATAGGGTTATAGGTTCTTAA
- a CDS encoding GFA family protein → MSFKDSCLCNSVQFEINGSFENFFLCHYEHCRKDTGSAHAANLFSSNTKLNWQSGQEFVKKYKLSASHHTKSFCSECGSALPFEQSEFNLVVVPAGSLDDKVDIKPTANIFMASKANWDENLASAHSFDAFPAP, encoded by the coding sequence ATGTCATTCAAAGATTCGTGTCTTTGTAATTCTGTTCAATTTGAAATTAATGGTAGTTTTGAAAATTTCTTTTTGTGTCATTATGAGCATTGTCGTAAAGATACTGGTTCAGCTCATGCCGCTAATTTGTTTTCATCAAATACAAAATTAAATTGGCAATCTGGTCAAGAATTTGTCAAAAAATATAAACTATCTGCATCACATCATACAAAAAGTTTTTGTAGTGAATGTGGTTCAGCATTACCTTTTGAGCAATCAGAATTTAATTTAGTAGTAGTGCCTGCCGGTAGTCTAGATGATAAAGTAGATATTAAGCCAACAGCTAATATATTTATGGCTAGTAAAGCTAATTGGGATGAAAACTTAGCATCAGCTCATAGTTTCGATGCTTTTCCAGCGCCTTAA
- a CDS encoding SDR family NAD(P)-dependent oxidoreductase: protein MPLPYKKTIIITGANRSIGLGFVKYYLAKNFNVIATCRDLAKANDLKELSKKYQNLIIEKLDVSSSTDQEQLFQKYKSIVIDILINNAGIYPEDHKKISISNTDPSWIINAFQTNCLGAFYLIHNFKDNLLRSDNPIVINMASQAGSIS, encoded by the coding sequence ATGCCATTGCCATATAAAAAAACTATTATAATAACCGGTGCAAATAGAAGTATAGGTCTTGGTTTCGTCAAATATTATTTAGCAAAAAACTTTAATGTAATCGCAACTTGCCGTGATCTAGCTAAAGCAAATGACCTAAAAGAACTTTCTAAAAAATATCAAAATCTTATTATAGAAAAACTAGATGTTAGTAGCTCTACAGACCAAGAGCAATTATTTCAAAAATATAAAAGTATAGTTATTGATATATTGATAAACAATGCCGGTATCTATCCTGAAGATCATAAAAAAATAAGCATATCTAATACAGACCCTAGTTGGATAATCAATGCTTTTCAAACAAACTGCTTAGGCGCTTTTTATCTTATTCATAATTTTAAAGATAATCTACTAAGATCTGATAATCCAATAGTTATCAATATGGCTAGCCAAGCAGGATCTATTAGTTAA
- a CDS encoding alpha/beta fold hydrolase produces the protein MNRKARNNMAIIERNGTKIFYSIVGQGSPLVMLPGLTGDQTMWGNIVLELQKYYQVILIDNRGAGRSQVTQAPFSISDMANDVMSVIEKLNLKKTSILGHSMGSYVAQEFAIQYPEKLDKLILISTRCKASPLSTIQSEIAFHLIESKIDSIVLIKNSMTWCFGETFMSNEKNVTDYIERSLNRQYPTHLEGFKHQVLAINFFENNSLEKIQAPTLIISGEEDRIAPIPYSDYMKKHIQNSQQVILKNVGHMPHIEDCDQVVQHINEFLNHI, from the coding sequence TTGAATAGAAAAGCGAGAAATAATATGGCAATAATCGAAAGAAATGGTACAAAAATTTTTTATAGTATTGTTGGTCAAGGATCTCCTCTTGTTATGCTACCTGGATTAACAGGTGATCAAACAATGTGGGGAAATATAGTTTTAGAATTACAAAAATATTATCAGGTTATTCTAATTGATAATCGTGGAGCTGGTAGAAGTCAAGTTACTCAAGCACCTTTTAGCATCTCAGATATGGCAAATGATGTCATGAGTGTAATCGAAAAGTTAAATCTAAAGAAAACTTCTATATTAGGACACTCAATGGGAAGCTATGTAGCTCAAGAATTTGCAATACAATATCCTGAAAAGCTTGATAAACTGATTTTAATAAGTACTCGCTGTAAAGCATCTCCTTTATCAACAATCCAAAGCGAAATAGCATTTCATCTAATAGAAAGTAAAATTGACTCCATTGTGTTAATTAAAAACTCAATGACATGGTGCTTTGGTGAAACCTTTATGTCAAATGAGAAAAATGTCACAGACTATATTGAGCGCTCTTTAAATCGACAATATCCTACACATTTAGAAGGATTTAAACATCAAGTACTAGCTATTAACTTCTTTGAAAACAATAGCCTAGAGAAAATACAAGCCCCAACACTAATTATTAGTGGAGAAGAAGATCGAATAGCCCCTATTCCTTATAGTGATTATATGAAAAAACATATCCAAAATTCACAACAAGTAATTCTAAAAAATGTGGGGCATATGCCACATATCGAAGATTGTGATCAAGTTGTTCAACATATAAATGAATTCTTAAATCATATTTAA
- the sucD gene encoding succinate--CoA ligase subunit alpha, whose protein sequence is MSVLVDKNTKVLVQGFTGKNGTFHSEQAIAYGTNIVGGVTPGKGGTTHLDRPVFNTMAEAVAATGADASVIYVPAPFVKDSAIEAIDSGVKLVIIITEGVPTLDMLVVKEYLKGKDVQVVGPNCPGVITPGQCKIGIMPGHIHQPGKVGIISRSGTLTYEAVAQTTKLGFGQSTCIGIGGDPIPGMNQIEALKLLENDPQTEAIILIGEIGGTAEEEAAEYIKHNVTKPVIGYIAGVTAPPGKRMGHAGAIISGGKGTAEEKFAAFEAAGIAYTRSPAELGSKLKEVTGW, encoded by the coding sequence ATGAGCGTATTAGTTGATAAAAATACAAAAGTTTTAGTACAAGGTTTTACTGGTAAAAACGGTACTTTCCACTCTGAGCAAGCTATTGCTTATGGTACAAATATCGTAGGTGGTGTAACTCCTGGTAAAGGTGGTACTACTCACTTAGACAGACCAGTTTTTAACACAATGGCTGAAGCTGTTGCAGCTACTGGTGCGGATGCATCTGTAATCTATGTACCAGCTCCGTTTGTAAAAGATTCTGCTATCGAAGCTATCGATTCTGGTGTTAAGTTAGTTATAATCATTACTGAAGGTGTTCCTACTCTAGATATGTTAGTAGTTAAAGAATACTTAAAAGGTAAAGATGTACAAGTTGTTGGTCCTAACTGTCCTGGTGTAATCACTCCAGGTCAATGTAAAATTGGTATTATGCCTGGTCATATTCACCAACCAGGTAAAGTTGGCATCATTTCTCGTTCTGGTACTCTAACTTATGAAGCAGTTGCTCAAACTACTAAGTTAGGCTTTGGTCAATCTACTTGTATCGGTATAGGTGGAGATCCAATCCCTGGTATGAACCAAATCGAAGCTCTCAAACTTCTAGAGAATGATCCTCAAACTGAAGCTATCATCTTAATCGGTGAAATTGGTGGTACAGCTGAAGAAGAAGCTGCTGAGTATATTAAACATAATGTGACTAAGCCAGTTATCGGATATATCGCTGGTGTTACAGCTCCTCCAGGAAAGCGTATGGGTCATGCTGGTGCGATCATCTCTGGTGGTAAAGGTACAGCTGAAGAAAAATTCGCTGCGTTTGAAGCTGCTGGTATTGCTTATACTAGATCACCTGCTGAATTAGGTTCTAAACTTAAAGAAGTTACTGGTTGGTAA
- the sucC gene encoding ADP-forming succinate--CoA ligase subunit beta produces the protein MNLHEYQAKDLLESYGLKVQKGIVAHNPNEAAQAFDQLGGKFAVVKAQVHAGGRGKAGGVKVVKSSQEAREVAESLIGTNLVTFQTDAEGQPVNSVGVFEDVYPVTRELYLGAVVDRSSRKVTFMASTEGGVDIEEVAHNTPEKILKVEVDPLVGLQPFQAREVAFKLGLEGKQINDFVKTMLGAYKAFVKCDFALFEINPLAVRENGEIVCVDGKINLDSNALYRHPKLLALRDKSQENAKELKASEHELNYVALEGNIGCMVNGAGLAMATMDIIQLYGGKPTNFLDVGGGATKERVIEAFKLILDDENVKAVLINIFGGIVRCDMIAEAIIEAVKEVNVTVPVVVRLEGNNAEKGAKILADSGLKLIPADGLADAADKVVKSLG, from the coding sequence ATGAACTTACATGAATATCAAGCTAAAGATCTTTTAGAAAGCTATGGTCTAAAAGTTCAAAAAGGTATCGTAGCTCATAACCCAAATGAAGCTGCTCAAGCATTTGACCAACTTGGTGGTAAATTTGCTGTGGTTAAAGCTCAGGTACATGCTGGTGGTCGTGGTAAAGCGGGTGGTGTGAAAGTTGTTAAATCATCTCAAGAAGCTCGTGAAGTAGCAGAAAGCTTAATCGGTACAAATCTTGTTACTTTCCAAACTGATGCTGAAGGTCAGCCAGTTAATTCTGTAGGTGTATTTGAAGATGTATATCCTGTTACTCGTGAGTTATACCTTGGTGCGGTAGTTGATAGATCTAGCCGTAAAGTAACATTCATGGCTTCAACTGAAGGTGGTGTAGATATTGAAGAAGTAGCTCACAACACTCCAGAGAAAATCCTTAAAGTAGAAGTAGACCCATTAGTTGGTCTTCAACCATTCCAAGCTCGTGAAGTAGCTTTCAAACTTGGTCTTGAAGGTAAGCAAATTAATGATTTCGTTAAAACTATGCTAGGTGCTTACAAAGCATTTGTTAAGTGTGATTTTGCATTATTTGAAATCAACCCTCTTGCAGTTAGAGAAAACGGCGAAATCGTTTGTGTTGATGGTAAAATCAATCTTGATTCAAATGCTCTTTATAGACACCCTAAATTATTAGCTCTTAGAGACAAATCTCAAGAAAATGCTAAAGAACTTAAAGCTTCTGAGCATGAGCTAAACTATGTAGCTCTTGAAGGTAACATCGGTTGTATGGTAAACGGTGCTGGTCTAGCAATGGCTACTATGGATATTATCCAATTATACGGTGGTAAGCCTACTAACTTCCTAGATGTAGGTGGTGGTGCTACTAAAGAAAGAGTAATCGAAGCTTTCAAACTAATCCTAGATGATGAAAATGTAAAAGCTGTTTTAATTAACATCTTCGGTGGTATTGTGCGTTGTGATATGATCGCTGAAGCAATTATCGAAGCTGTTAAAGAAGTAAACGTAACTGTACCAGTAGTTGTTCGTCTAGAAGGTAACAATGCAGAAAAAGGCGCTAAAATATTAGCTGATTCAGGTTTAAAACTGATACCTGCTGATGGTTTAGCTGATGCTGCTGATAAAGTTGTGAAATCACTAGGTTAA
- a CDS encoding TIGR03546 family protein: protein MFDYIFNKIKSTIFSKLTPAQLLITSVLAFVFGFIPGISYSPLLFVAVITLVVILRINIGVFVFIAIIAKALLFLLEIISFSFGQFLLDGFTQPIFKAMVNTPVLAYAGFDYYLVAGGFVLAIILGVIFGLIIAKIYKNIIAKMSSIQSGTELYNKITKNFFVKVASWIFLGKNIAKVDWVEMQNRKFRQPFRLTGIVLVALIIATLIYSPKLLEISMVSNIIKQQLTKANGATVDYQSLSLDFTNASLDIKGLGVTDPKNLDKDRFYAKNVNASLNISNLLTRQLTLKNVIVTGVSLDKQRAKKASLYINTKATPKNGASINSEEFKKKAIESIGKASQNLQQVDLQKLEANAKQTKEVANGIKQAAEFLSNLSSSSEDDTTGAKQAGSVTPKQQAKVYGYANVKNEMLRDKYPSFVIQNFDIKGYQNAGTTYDANITNISTNPVLLGQPTVINVKSVNNSDIDVSVVVSNKLNVDNTVKFNLQNVAGKAIKGLNIQGVNIDANSLTVSGQGTWQFSGVRNIMFNIPLQLKFDIVSVSFNQFTQKIPSLTLNGVITGDLNKLDFSVDASSLKNLLNVDTVKNVASQVAKQAGLDRKAQQIINNTKINGKSIQDLNANDIKKINKKDVQNIASQFGIKIN, encoded by the coding sequence ATGTTTGATTACATATTTAATAAAATTAAATCGACTATTTTTTCTAAACTCACGCCTGCACAATTGTTAATTACATCAGTATTAGCGTTTGTGTTTGGTTTTATTCCGGGAATCTCATACTCACCATTACTCTTTGTAGCAGTAATAACATTGGTGGTGATTCTTAGGATAAATATTGGTGTGTTTGTATTTATTGCGATTATCGCAAAAGCACTTTTATTTTTGCTGGAGATTATTAGCTTCTCATTCGGACAGTTTTTGCTAGATGGTTTTACACAACCGATTTTCAAGGCTATGGTTAATACGCCAGTCTTAGCCTATGCAGGGTTTGATTACTATCTTGTTGCAGGAGGATTTGTTTTAGCAATAATTTTAGGTGTTATATTTGGCCTTATTATTGCCAAGATATATAAAAACATAATTGCAAAAATGTCGTCTATTCAGTCAGGTACAGAACTATATAACAAAATTACCAAGAATTTTTTTGTTAAGGTAGCTAGCTGGATTTTCTTAGGTAAGAATATTGCAAAAGTTGACTGGGTTGAAATGCAAAATCGCAAATTTAGACAGCCATTTAGATTAACAGGAATTGTTCTTGTGGCTTTAATTATTGCGACTTTGATATATTCTCCTAAGCTTTTAGAAATATCAATGGTATCAAATATCATTAAGCAACAGTTGACTAAAGCAAATGGAGCAACAGTAGATTATCAATCGTTAAGTTTAGATTTTACAAATGCAAGTCTTGATATTAAAGGTTTAGGCGTGACAGATCCAAAAAATCTTGATAAGGATAGATTCTATGCTAAAAATGTGAATGCAAGTCTAAATATTTCAAATTTACTTACTAGACAATTAACACTAAAAAATGTGATAGTTACTGGTGTATCTTTGGATAAACAAAGAGCTAAGAAAGCTAGCTTATACATCAATACTAAAGCAACACCTAAAAATGGTGCTAGTATAAACTCAGAAGAATTCAAGAAGAAAGCTATAGAAAGTATTGGTAAGGCAAGTCAAAACTTACAACAGGTAGATCTTCAAAAGTTAGAAGCTAATGCAAAACAAACTAAAGAAGTTGCTAATGGTATTAAGCAAGCAGCAGAGTTCTTATCAAACTTAAGTTCTAGTAGTGAGGATGATACAACTGGTGCTAAACAGGCAGGATCAGTTACACCAAAGCAACAAGCTAAAGTATATGGTTACGCGAATGTAAAAAATGAAATGCTTCGTGATAAGTATCCTAGTTTTGTAATTCAAAACTTTGATATAAAAGGTTATCAAAATGCAGGTACTACCTACGATGCTAATATAACTAACATATCAACAAATCCTGTGTTATTGGGCCAGCCAACAGTAATTAATGTTAAATCTGTGAATAATAGTGATATTGATGTTAGCGTAGTTGTTTCAAATAAGCTAAATGTTGATAATACTGTCAAGTTCAATTTGCAGAATGTAGCAGGTAAAGCAATTAAAGGTTTGAATATTCAGGGGGTTAATATAGATGCTAATAGCTTAACAGTATCTGGTCAAGGAACGTGGCAGTTTAGCGGAGTAAGAAATATAATGTTCAATATACCTCTGCAGCTAAAATTTGATATTGTAAGTGTTAGCTTTAACCAGTTTACTCAGAAAATTCCTAGCTTAACATTAAATGGTGTTATCACTGGTGATTTGAATAAACTTGACTTTAGTGTTGATGCCTCTTCTTTGAAGAATCTATTGAATGTCGATACAGTCAAAAATGTTGCTAGTCAAGTTGCTAAGCAAGCAGGTTTAGATAGGAAAGCACAACAAATTATTAACAACACCAAGATTAATGGTAAGTCTATTCAGGATTTAAATGCAAATGACATCAAAAAAATTAATAAAAAGGATGTTCAAAATATAGCTTCTCAGTTTGGAATCAAAATTAATTGA
- the dusA gene encoding tRNA dihydrouridine(20/20a) synthase DusA, giving the protein MKVTDRKICIAPMLDWTDKHYRYMMRLITKHTMLYTEMITLNAIIHGNKDFLLKYNPEENPVTLQLGGCVLEDFITCGKLAQSLGYNEININVGCPSERVKKGNFGLSLMAEPELVADCVKAMKDNLDIPISVKCRIGYDYNDSYKDLYNFVNKQVQAGVDYLCIHARKGWLNGLSPKENRTIPELKYDIVYNIKKDFPNLELGINGGITTIEDTQEHLKHVDSVMIGREAYHNPMLFKDFDNLFYNHPIKDISPLEVAYEMAEYIKIQLSNDPNMRLNNTTKHTLNLFNGLPNAKIFRRYLSENATKKDANVDTFLKALEVFG; this is encoded by the coding sequence ATGAAAGTCACTGATAGAAAAATATGTATTGCTCCAATGCTAGATTGGACGGATAAGCACTATCGCTATATGATGCGTCTAATAACAAAGCATACTATGTTATATACAGAGATGATTACCTTGAATGCCATAATACACGGCAATAAAGATTTCTTATTAAAATATAATCCTGAAGAAAATCCTGTTACATTACAGCTTGGAGGATGTGTCCTAGAAGATTTTATAACATGCGGCAAACTTGCACAAAGTCTTGGCTACAATGAAATTAATATAAACGTAGGTTGCCCTAGTGAAAGAGTTAAAAAAGGTAATTTTGGCTTATCTTTAATGGCAGAGCCTGAACTTGTAGCAGATTGTGTCAAAGCTATGAAGGATAATTTAGATATACCCATTTCTGTAAAATGTCGTATTGGCTATGATTATAATGACAGTTATAAGGATTTGTACAACTTCGTTAATAAACAAGTACAAGCTGGTGTTGATTATCTTTGTATTCATGCTCGCAAAGGTTGGCTTAATGGTCTATCTCCCAAAGAAAATAGAACCATTCCTGAGCTAAAATATGATATTGTTTATAATATTAAAAAAGATTTCCCAAATCTTGAACTAGGCATCAACGGTGGTATCACAACCATAGAAGATACCCAAGAACACTTAAAGCATGTAGATAGTGTAATGATTGGTCGCGAGGCTTATCATAACCCTATGTTATTTAAGGATTTTGATAATTTGTTTTATAATCATCCGATCAAGGATATATCTCCACTTGAAGTAGCTTATGAAATGGCTGAATACATAAAAATCCAGTTAAGTAATGATCCCAATATGAGACTTAACAATACAACGAAACACACATTAAACTTATTTAATGGTTTGCCTAATGCCAAAATCTTCCGTCGCTATTTAAGTGAAAATGCAACTAAAAAAGATGCTAACGTAGATACTTTCTTAAAAGCTCTAGAAGTATTTGGATAA
- the chaC gene encoding gamma-glutamylcyclotransferase ChaC has translation MKKKNILVVVLLIVVIASSFLIGKKSGIQKAESIHQSELRILEQSKLSQTPENSLNCRPKVSSKRNNYVIGYGSLMNKDSRQITVPEATYAAPVIVSGFERLWASRGDKSHATFLLAVPNKGYVMNAIYYQANASDISATDLREASYCRVKIPHKDIVPLGIKSLPKGDYWMYVKDFKDAEFPNKDYPILQTYADVFMTGCLQTQAEFNLTEFGKLCFTTTYGWDLANWLYDRSNPQYSRYSKDTEKYRTQIDSIIHRLTFDDDPL, from the coding sequence TTGAAAAAGAAAAATATTTTAGTAGTAGTATTGTTAATTGTTGTAATTGCTTCTAGTTTTCTGATCGGAAAGAAGTCGGGAATACAAAAAGCTGAGTCAATTCACCAAAGTGAACTTAGAATACTAGAACAAAGTAAGCTATCTCAAACACCTGAAAACAGCTTAAATTGTCGCCCTAAGGTCAGTTCAAAAAGAAATAACTATGTTATTGGCTATGGAAGTTTGATGAATAAAGATTCTCGACAAATAACTGTCCCCGAAGCAACTTATGCAGCGCCTGTAATCGTTAGTGGTTTTGAAAGGTTATGGGCATCACGTGGTGATAAATCCCATGCTACATTTTTATTAGCTGTGCCAAATAAGGGCTATGTAATGAATGCAATATATTACCAAGCTAACGCATCTGATATTTCGGCAACAGATTTAAGAGAAGCATCATACTGTCGTGTAAAAATACCACACAAAGACATTGTTCCGCTAGGTATCAAAAGCTTACCCAAAGGCGACTATTGGATGTATGTTAAAGACTTCAAAGATGCTGAATTCCCGAATAAAGACTACCCTATTTTGCAAACTTATGCTGATGTTTTTATGACAGGATGTTTACAAACTCAAGCAGAGTTTAATCTAACAGAATTCGGTAAACTTTGTTTTACAACAACTTATGGTTGGGATTTAGCTAACTGGCTGTATGACAGATCAAACCCCCAATACAGTAGATACTCAAAAGACACAGAAAAATATCGTACTCAAATAGATAGTATCATTCATCGCTTAACTTTTGATGATGATCCATTATAA